One segment of Pseudonocardia sp. T1-2H DNA contains the following:
- a CDS encoding matrixin family metalloprotease, with translation MKRTRALAAIGAVAAAALLLGPGTASAAAASPVIPTAPPVLNADGSMPNAPDGGAKKTAPETNLAKFPKLPVVRPSAAQSAAAAAAPKVAEVMTFKKKADGSVGIGLYEPHPGVTPEQLASNLRAAGDVTAVATTDTPDVAAAKAVGTPVQTSAAQTQLVQPMSAATWQNCQLGTAVTLTCAVSYWANNGLNHPNVRFNDHTSSVWPVNTAVYYANQAQGIDSTYLWDSCPFKAGARCVDVYSGDYGNTGWDGFAYLNWPNGSHTTPTGTTPPYGSGVFSEQGNYVQLNDYYSNTSQGHQHVAVHELGHVLGLGHGSGQNDVMNPSFGGADHPPLFPSSDEYALLANLYSVVH, from the coding sequence TTGAAGCGAACCCGCGCACTCGCGGCGATCGGCGCCGTCGCCGCCGCCGCCCTCCTGCTCGGTCCTGGCACCGCCAGCGCCGCTGCCGCGTCGCCCGTCATCCCGACCGCTCCCCCGGTCCTCAACGCGGACGGCTCGATGCCCAACGCCCCCGACGGGGGTGCGAAGAAGACCGCGCCGGAGACCAACCTGGCCAAGTTCCCGAAGCTGCCGGTCGTCCGGCCGTCCGCCGCCCAGTCCGCGGCTGCGGCTGCGGCCCCCAAGGTCGCCGAGGTCATGACCTTCAAGAAGAAGGCGGACGGCTCGGTCGGGATCGGCCTCTACGAGCCGCACCCGGGCGTCACCCCGGAGCAGCTCGCGTCGAACCTGCGGGCCGCCGGTGACGTCACCGCCGTCGCGACGACCGACACGCCGGACGTCGCGGCCGCGAAGGCAGTCGGGACCCCGGTTCAGACGTCCGCCGCGCAGACGCAGCTGGTGCAGCCGATGAGCGCCGCGACCTGGCAGAACTGCCAGCTGGGCACCGCGGTCACCCTGACCTGCGCCGTGTCCTACTGGGCGAACAACGGGCTCAACCACCCCAACGTCCGCTTCAACGACCACACCAGCTCCGTGTGGCCCGTCAACACCGCGGTCTACTACGCGAACCAGGCTCAGGGCATCGACTCCACGTACCTGTGGGACTCCTGCCCCTTCAAGGCCGGCGCCCGCTGCGTGGACGTCTACTCCGGGGACTACGGCAACACCGGCTGGGACGGCTTCGCCTACCTGAACTGGCCCAACGGCTCCCACACGACCCCGACGGGGACCACGCCCCCGTACGGGTCCGGCGTGTTCTCCGAGCAGGGCAACTACGTCCAGCTGAACGACTACTACTCGAACACCTCGCAGGGCCACCAGCACGTCGCCGTGCACGAGCTCGGGCACGTCCTGGGTCTGGGTCACGGGTCCGGTCAGAACGACGTGATGAACCCGTCGTTCGGTGGGGCGGACCACCCGCCGCTGTTCCCCAGCTCCGACGAGTACGCGCTGCTGGCGAACCTGTACTCCGTCGTCCACTGA
- the dcd gene encoding dCTP deaminase gives MYLPDHEIEARLSDSSLVVEPYEPRLLQPASLDVRLASTFRVFACGASRRTVELGRIPDDLTVEVDGSAGFTLAPGEFALGSTLETVGIPPDLVAKFEGRSTIGRLGLLTHVTAGYIDPGYQGQITLELRNVGPLDLVLTPGDPIGQLAFQLLTSPCRTPYGSAVLGSKYQGQRGPTAPRQGRPA, from the coding sequence GTGTACCTGCCCGACCACGAGATCGAGGCCCGCCTCAGCGACAGCTCCCTCGTCGTCGAACCGTACGAGCCGCGGCTGCTGCAGCCCGCGAGCCTCGACGTCCGGCTCGCCTCCACGTTCCGCGTCTTCGCGTGCGGCGCGTCCCGGCGGACCGTGGAGCTCGGGCGCATCCCCGACGACCTCACGGTCGAGGTGGACGGCTCCGCCGGGTTCACGCTGGCCCCCGGGGAGTTCGCGCTGGGCTCGACGCTGGAGACGGTCGGCATCCCGCCGGACCTCGTCGCGAAGTTCGAGGGCCGCTCCACGATCGGCCGGCTCGGGCTCCTGACGCACGTCACGGCCGGCTACATCGACCCCGGCTACCAGGGGCAGATCACCCTGGAGCTGCGCAACGTCGGCCCGCTGGACCTGGTCCTGACCCCGGGCGACCCGATCGGCCAGCTCGCCTTCCAGCTGCTCACCTCGCCGTGCCGCACCCCGTACGGGTCCGCGGTGCTCGGCTCGAAGTACCAGGGGCAGCGAGGTCCGACGGCGCCCCGGCAGGGACGCCCAGCGTGA
- a CDS encoding ParB N-terminal domain-containing protein produces MPETLQPTPEGADPIDHVQWVPAGVLTSNSWNPNRVHKMELRLLEHSILGTGWLQPILANPEGLVIDGFHRWRLAQDSKAIRERWDGHVPVAVLNLDRPAAMLMTIRINRAKGTHVAVHMSAIVRELVEVHGLDPQEIAQEIGATLDEVQLLAQDGVFAAKGIKDWAYSPAWYPAEDGKRPAR; encoded by the coding sequence GTGCCAGAGACGCTGCAGCCGACGCCTGAGGGCGCGGACCCGATCGACCACGTCCAGTGGGTGCCCGCGGGCGTCCTGACCAGCAACTCGTGGAATCCAAACCGCGTGCACAAGATGGAGCTGCGGCTCCTCGAGCATTCGATCCTGGGCACGGGCTGGCTGCAGCCGATCCTGGCCAACCCGGAGGGCCTCGTCATCGACGGCTTCCACCGGTGGCGCCTCGCGCAGGACTCCAAGGCGATCCGGGAGCGCTGGGACGGGCACGTCCCGGTCGCCGTGCTCAACCTCGACCGACCGGCCGCGATGCTGATGACGATCCGCATCAACCGCGCGAAGGGCACGCACGTCGCCGTGCACATGTCGGCGATCGTGCGGGAGCTGGTCGAGGTCCACGGCCTGGACCCGCAGGAGATCGCGCAGGAGATCGGCGCGACCCTCGACGAGGTCCAGCTCCTCGCGCAGGACGGCGTGTTCGCCGCGAAGGGCATCAAGGATTGGGCGTACTCGCCCGCCTGGTACCCGGCGGAGGACGGGAAGAGGCCGGCGCGGTGA
- a CDS encoding class I SAM-dependent methyltransferase has product MSRTAVLSPSARSALQSAIADDTTVRLTTQLDRKTYTEVNKVLAAIGGGGTWKRGKAVHEFPRDPRAELAALLGAGEVVIPKSAKQALGWFRTPDEIAQRAVTRLGYLPPRASVLEPSAGDGQLVRALRERHPAVWIDAVETEETRASQLTAAGASESYCCRFEEYAAVTDPGFYDAALLNPPFSADGHPTLWVEHLELAWTLVRPGGRIVAIVPAALGYRTTKAIRELRDRVTANGDWTALPEDAFLESGTRVSTLLVATTKPS; this is encoded by the coding sequence ATGTCCCGTACCGCTGTCCTGTCCCCGTCCGCCCGGTCCGCGCTGCAGTCCGCGATCGCCGACGACACCACCGTCCGCCTGACCACCCAGCTCGACCGGAAGACCTACACCGAGGTCAACAAGGTCCTGGCCGCGATCGGTGGGGGAGGGACCTGGAAGCGCGGCAAGGCCGTCCACGAGTTCCCCCGCGACCCGCGCGCCGAGCTCGCCGCCCTCCTGGGCGCCGGCGAGGTCGTGATCCCGAAGTCCGCGAAGCAGGCCCTCGGCTGGTTCCGCACCCCCGACGAGATCGCCCAGCGCGCCGTGACGCGCCTCGGGTACCTCCCGCCCCGGGCCTCCGTGCTGGAGCCGTCAGCGGGAGATGGGCAGCTCGTGCGTGCCCTCCGGGAGCGGCACCCCGCGGTGTGGATCGACGCCGTCGAGACGGAGGAGACGCGCGCCTCCCAGCTCACCGCAGCCGGGGCGTCCGAGTCGTACTGCTGCCGGTTCGAGGAGTACGCCGCGGTCACCGACCCCGGCTTCTACGACGCCGCCCTGCTGAACCCGCCGTTCTCCGCCGACGGGCACCCCACGCTGTGGGTGGAGCACCTCGAACTGGCCTGGACGCTGGTGAGGCCGGGCGGCCGCATCGTCGCGATCGTCCCCGCCGCCCTCGGCTACCGGACCACGAAGGCGATCCGGGAGCTGCGGGACCGGGTCACCGCGAACGGCGACTGGACCGCGCTCCCCGAAGACGCGTTCCTCGAGTCCGGGACGCGGGTGTCCACGCTCCTCGTCGCCACCACCAAGCCGTCCTGA
- a CDS encoding thermonuclease family protein codes for MSRAPKPTHSLPATVTRVVDGDTVHVEAQILPFPSITVELEVRLNGINAQEHNLPGGPEATAHLAGLVGPLPAAATLNIIRPDKYGGRILGQLVTPADVDVAAQMVVDGYAAAWNGTGSKPVPPWPIPAPA; via the coding sequence ATGTCCCGCGCCCCGAAGCCGACGCATTCCCTCCCGGCCACCGTCACGCGGGTGGTCGACGGGGACACCGTCCACGTGGAGGCGCAGATCCTGCCGTTCCCCTCGATCACCGTGGAGCTCGAAGTGCGGCTGAACGGGATCAACGCGCAGGAGCACAACCTCCCCGGCGGACCCGAGGCCACCGCCCACCTGGCCGGCCTCGTCGGCCCGCTCCCCGCCGCCGCCACCCTCAACATCATCCGGCCCGACAAGTACGGCGGCCGGATCCTCGGCCAGCTCGTCACCCCGGCCGATGTCGACGTCGCCGCGCAGATGGTCGTCGACGGCTACGCGGCCGCCTGGAACGGCACCGGGTCGAAGCCGGTCCCGCCGTGGCCGATCCCCGCGCCCGCCTAG
- a CDS encoding DUF3761 domain-containing protein — translation MAKKNNGGAGCGCLVLVALVIGGISHACSGPAPHSTLPAYRPPVTTTAAPWSPAQLAPAFPTTEPAAPTTTEVAVSDDAPYVPAPDPYVPAPDHAPDVVPGDTAVCNDGTVTHPLHHRGACSHHHGVARWV, via the coding sequence ATGGCGAAGAAGAACAACGGCGGCGCGGGCTGCGGCTGCCTGGTCCTCGTGGCGCTCGTGATCGGAGGCATCAGCCACGCCTGTTCCGGCCCGGCCCCGCACAGCACTCTCCCGGCCTACAGGCCGCCCGTCACCACCACCGCGGCGCCGTGGAGCCCTGCGCAGCTCGCGCCCGCGTTCCCGACGACCGAGCCGGCGGCCCCGACGACCACGGAGGTGGCCGTCTCCGACGACGCGCCGTACGTGCCCGCCCCGGACCCGTACGTGCCGGCCCCGGACCACGCGCCCGACGTCGTGCCCGGTGACACCGCCGTCTGCAACGACGGCACGGTCACTCACCCGCTGCATCACCGGGGCGCCTGCTCGCACCACCACGGGGTGGCGCGCTGGGTGTGA
- a CDS encoding DUF3310 domain-containing protein, which produces MTEPAPDMVNHPAHYNASPSGVEVIDVVEHLNFCRGSAVKYILRAAHKGAEVEDLKKARWCLDREIQRLEGGT; this is translated from the coding sequence ATGACTGAGCCGGCCCCGGACATGGTCAACCACCCGGCCCACTACAACGCCTCCCCCAGCGGCGTGGAGGTCATCGACGTCGTCGAACACCTCAACTTCTGCAGGGGCAGCGCGGTCAAGTACATCCTCCGCGCCGCGCACAAGGGCGCCGAGGTCGAGGACCTGAAGAAGGCCCGCTGGTGCCTGGACCGCGAGATCCAGCGCCTCGAAGGCGGGACCTGA
- a CDS encoding ParB/RepB/Spo0J family partition protein codes for MASTTEDLDTYVETRSIPIGELHQFPGNARRGNVAELRKSLKRHGQYRAIIVQDRGPDGFRVLAGNHTFQALEAEGRTEVRCEVHRMDDDLARRVNVADNRQGELGHNDQDALVELLSYFEGDYEGVGYSDADVQRMLEPPMPPPEDDNPGGSRGLGEAVVAYNIVFDNEVQQSRWYEFMRWLRREYPDMETIGERLHAYLGALDLG; via the coding sequence GTGGCGAGCACCACGGAAGACCTCGACACCTACGTCGAGACCCGGTCGATCCCGATCGGGGAGCTGCACCAGTTCCCGGGGAACGCCCGCCGCGGGAACGTCGCCGAGCTCCGGAAGAGCCTGAAGCGGCACGGCCAGTACCGGGCGATCATCGTGCAGGACCGCGGGCCCGACGGGTTCCGCGTGCTGGCCGGCAACCACACCTTCCAGGCGCTCGAGGCGGAGGGGCGGACGGAGGTGCGGTGCGAGGTGCACCGCATGGACGACGACCTGGCCCGCCGCGTCAACGTCGCGGATAACCGGCAGGGCGAGCTCGGGCACAACGACCAGGACGCGCTCGTCGAGCTGCTGTCCTACTTCGAGGGTGACTACGAGGGCGTCGGATACAGCGACGCGGACGTCCAGCGGATGCTGGAGCCCCCGATGCCGCCCCCGGAGGACGACAACCCGGGCGGCTCCCGCGGTCTCGGTGAGGCCGTCGTCGCCTACAACATCGTGTTCGACAACGAGGTGCAGCAGTCCCGCTGGTACGAGTTCATGCGGTGGCTGCGCCGGGAGTACCCGGACATGGAGACCATCGGCGAGCGCCTCCACGCCTACCTCGGCGCGCTGGACCTGGGATGA
- a CDS encoding tyrosine-type recombinase/integrase — protein MTPLRSTEPPGTDIVIVPASEHPNRHATVLPYTEADWRISDETVARLAESVPENTRRTYTRIGRDFENWCRKENRAALPATEATLTEYVSHLIAEDAAPSRISTTIGALRKLHAVAGFKGQPDTERALQLLRGHKRQRAADGRGKKQAKPLSPEDIERMVETLDPTTFAGLRDQLILTLGYGLMARRSELAALRIADVIEVADGLEVQIRTSKTDKESEGQVRGVPPGSHVSVCPVRTHRLYRAKLAELVIIPGQLDPETPLLRSATKWGTPRRSGIPERLVDDVVKALAVAARLPDPGLYSAHSLRAGAATASLRKGVPAGIVAEHGRWSKTSPVINEYARTADLFRDNAMRGVL, from the coding sequence GTGACCCCCTTACGATCGACGGAACCCCCCGGAACGGACATAGTCATCGTTCCGGCGTCGGAGCACCCGAACCGACACGCAACGGTCCTGCCGTACACAGAGGCCGACTGGCGAATCAGCGACGAAACGGTCGCCCGACTCGCCGAATCGGTCCCCGAGAACACCCGGCGCACATACACCCGAATCGGACGCGACTTCGAGAACTGGTGCCGCAAGGAGAACCGTGCGGCGCTCCCCGCGACCGAGGCGACCCTCACTGAGTACGTCTCGCACCTGATCGCCGAGGACGCCGCCCCCTCCCGGATCAGCACCACCATCGGCGCCCTCCGGAAGCTGCACGCGGTCGCCGGCTTCAAGGGTCAGCCCGACACCGAGCGCGCCCTCCAGCTCCTCCGCGGCCACAAACGCCAGCGCGCCGCGGACGGCCGCGGGAAGAAGCAGGCCAAGCCGCTCTCCCCCGAGGACATCGAGCGCATGGTCGAGACCCTCGACCCGACGACCTTCGCCGGCCTCCGGGACCAGCTGATCCTGACCCTCGGCTACGGGCTGATGGCGCGGCGCTCCGAGCTCGCCGCGCTCCGCATCGCGGACGTCATCGAGGTCGCGGACGGCCTGGAGGTGCAGATCCGGACCTCGAAGACCGACAAGGAGTCCGAGGGCCAGGTCAGGGGCGTCCCGCCAGGCTCGCATGTGTCCGTGTGCCCGGTCCGGACCCACCGCCTCTACAGGGCCAAGCTCGCCGAGCTTGTCATAATCCCCGGCCAGCTCGACCCCGAGACGCCGCTCCTCCGCTCAGCCACGAAGTGGGGCACCCCGCGCCGGTCCGGCATCCCCGAGCGCCTGGTCGACGACGTCGTCAAGGCCCTGGCCGTCGCCGCCCGGCTCCCCGACCCGGGCCTCTACAGCGCGCACAGCCTCCGCGCCGGAGCGGCCACGGCGTCCCTCCGGAAGGGCGTGCCCGCGGGCATCGTCGCCGAGCACGGCCGATGGTCGAAGACCAGCCCGGTCATCAACGAGTACGCGCGGACCGCGGACCTGTTCCGCGACAACGCGATGCGCGGTGTCCTGTGA
- a CDS encoding ParB/RepB/Spo0J family partition protein, protein MTTTETRTDELLTVDPMTLLVGTNVRTDADLDAEFVASIKDRGVLEPITVRRDDNGELVVLRGQRRTRAACKAKLPAVRVIVVADPDEIDRITDQVTENFHRKAMTTTDEVAAVEQLSLLGVSAAQIQKRLHIGKDAVATALRVSKSDVAKQAAAAYEFTLDQLGALDEFADEPDTVAKLTEAAPTGKFDHVLQAARDDRDERQQIATRAAELREQGISVVLEQPAYAGGARHLNSLKVKGDHTECPGHLIHLHMGFHWDGAERVRTLSESPYCADWQGNGHTELYSGGGSSSAPTSELSDEEKAEKAAERKLVIANNKAWAAATEMRRAWLRQDLMQRKNTPTGAELFVFTEMLHTPHQLATALDGYVGHRMFRDLMGQETERHQDRWNPGAQQTMGTQLAALRDIAEHQLTTKRVLTLTACLILAAWEDKAEGQTWRGPTATDGRMLRQYEKWGYPLSTIEEETLAACDRDAAAAVESLQKLADYEQDQRDSANEARPASVVTEENADGEMEEVEYPNGHDDDEPAAYEGLDGFTPEPEPEAVTAAEEPAPAPLEEQSDQPDEVGAIVIGGVLVARVEHHDLTADGDPMDDIA, encoded by the coding sequence ATGACCACCACCGAGACCCGCACCGACGAACTGCTCACCGTCGACCCGATGACCCTGCTCGTCGGCACGAACGTCCGCACCGACGCCGACCTCGACGCCGAGTTCGTCGCCTCCATCAAGGACCGCGGCGTCCTCGAACCGATCACCGTCCGCCGCGACGACAACGGCGAGCTGGTCGTCCTCCGCGGCCAGCGCCGCACCCGCGCCGCCTGCAAGGCGAAGCTCCCCGCCGTCCGCGTGATCGTCGTCGCCGACCCCGACGAGATCGACCGCATCACCGACCAGGTCACCGAGAACTTCCACCGCAAGGCGATGACCACCACCGACGAGGTCGCCGCCGTCGAGCAGCTCTCCCTCCTGGGCGTGTCCGCCGCCCAGATCCAGAAGCGCCTGCACATCGGGAAGGACGCCGTCGCCACCGCGCTCCGCGTCTCGAAGTCCGACGTCGCGAAGCAGGCCGCCGCCGCCTACGAGTTCACCCTCGACCAGCTCGGCGCCCTCGACGAGTTCGCCGACGAGCCCGACACGGTGGCGAAGCTGACCGAGGCCGCCCCCACCGGGAAGTTCGACCACGTCCTGCAGGCCGCCCGGGACGACCGCGACGAGCGGCAGCAGATCGCCACCCGCGCCGCCGAGCTCCGCGAGCAGGGCATCTCCGTCGTCCTCGAACAGCCCGCCTACGCCGGCGGGGCCCGCCACCTGAACAGCCTGAAGGTCAAGGGCGACCACACCGAATGCCCCGGCCACCTGATCCACCTGCACATGGGCTTCCACTGGGACGGCGCAGAGCGCGTCAGGACCCTCTCCGAGTCCCCGTACTGCGCGGACTGGCAGGGCAACGGCCACACCGAGCTGTACTCCGGAGGCGGCTCCTCCTCCGCCCCGACGTCGGAGCTGTCCGACGAGGAGAAGGCCGAGAAGGCCGCTGAGCGGAAGCTGGTCATCGCGAACAACAAGGCGTGGGCCGCCGCCACCGAGATGCGCCGCGCATGGCTCAGGCAGGACCTGATGCAGCGGAAGAACACCCCGACCGGCGCCGAACTGTTCGTGTTCACCGAGATGCTCCACACCCCGCACCAGCTCGCCACCGCCCTCGACGGGTACGTCGGGCACCGCATGTTCCGCGACCTGATGGGCCAGGAAACCGAGCGCCACCAGGACCGGTGGAACCCCGGCGCCCAGCAGACGATGGGGACCCAGCTCGCCGCGCTCCGCGACATCGCCGAGCACCAGCTCACCACGAAGCGCGTCCTCACCCTGACCGCGTGCCTGATCCTCGCCGCCTGGGAGGACAAGGCCGAGGGACAGACCTGGCGCGGCCCGACCGCCACCGACGGCCGCATGCTCCGCCAGTACGAGAAGTGGGGCTACCCGCTGTCCACGATCGAGGAGGAGACCCTCGCCGCCTGCGACCGCGACGCCGCCGCCGCGGTGGAGTCGCTGCAGAAGCTCGCCGACTACGAGCAGGACCAGCGGGACTCCGCCAACGAAGCCCGCCCCGCCTCGGTCGTCACCGAGGAGAACGCCGACGGCGAGATGGAGGAGGTGGAGTACCCGAACGGCCACGACGACGACGAGCCGGCCGCGTACGAGGGCCTCGACGGGTTCACCCCCGAGCCCGAGCCGGAGGCCGTGACCGCAGCGGAGGAGCCCGCGCCCGCCCCCCTCGAGGAGCAGAGCGACCAGCCCGACGAGGTGGGCGCCATCGTGATCGGTGGCGTCCTCGTGGCCCGCGTGGAGCACCACGACCTCACCGCGGACGGCGACCCCATGGACGACATCGCCTGA
- a CDS encoding phosphoadenosine phosphosulfate reductase domain-containing protein has protein sequence MTRVKRFIDTDVLTEAKNRIRHIYDLFDQVVVAFSGGKDSLAVLHLVKEVQEELGITKPVNVIFRDEELIPDAVLDFVDEYRQLDWIRMRWFAVPLASNKFILGKSYHYLQWDPAREWIRPKPDHAITLKDLGLPEHTVLSQYEMDEVTASVFKGRVAILNGIRAAESIVRWQASTVKLNENYINSTKTKKASLVKPIFDWQENDIFRYFYDRGIRYCPHYDAQVWAGQALRVSTPVHAENAKQIGKLRETSPQFYDQVMALFPEMLVQERYWGELDIKGQRAQYAQDLDGVQRWIEENIDDPHQLELALSRLAGVRTATKVDPEGYPVEFVLQQFITGAYKRRITAFPKSKRTKSMQEAMDRARDAAADA, from the coding sequence ATGACGCGGGTCAAGAGGTTCATCGACACCGACGTCCTCACCGAGGCGAAGAACCGGATCCGGCACATCTACGACCTGTTCGATCAGGTCGTCGTCGCCTTCTCCGGCGGGAAGGACTCCCTCGCGGTCCTGCACCTGGTGAAGGAGGTGCAGGAGGAGCTGGGGATCACGAAGCCCGTGAACGTGATCTTCCGGGACGAGGAGCTGATCCCCGACGCCGTCCTGGACTTCGTCGACGAGTACCGGCAGCTCGACTGGATCCGCATGCGGTGGTTCGCGGTGCCGCTGGCGTCGAACAAGTTCATCCTCGGGAAGAGCTACCACTACCTGCAGTGGGACCCCGCGCGCGAGTGGATCCGGCCGAAGCCCGACCACGCGATCACCCTGAAGGATCTCGGGCTGCCTGAGCACACGGTGCTGTCGCAGTACGAGATGGACGAGGTCACCGCGTCCGTCTTCAAGGGACGCGTCGCGATCCTCAACGGCATCCGGGCCGCCGAGTCGATCGTCCGGTGGCAGGCGTCCACTGTGAAGCTGAACGAGAACTACATCAACTCGACGAAGACGAAGAAGGCCAGCCTCGTCAAGCCGATCTTCGACTGGCAGGAAAACGACATCTTCCGGTACTTCTACGACCGGGGGATCCGCTACTGCCCGCACTACGACGCGCAGGTCTGGGCAGGTCAGGCCCTGCGGGTGTCGACGCCGGTGCACGCGGAGAACGCGAAGCAGATCGGGAAGCTCCGCGAGACGTCCCCGCAGTTCTACGACCAGGTCATGGCCCTGTTCCCCGAGATGCTGGTGCAGGAACGCTACTGGGGCGAGCTGGACATCAAGGGTCAGCGCGCCCAGTACGCCCAGGACCTCGACGGCGTGCAGCGGTGGATCGAGGAGAACATCGACGACCCGCACCAGCTGGAGCTGGCGCTGTCCCGTCTCGCCGGCGTCCGGACCGCGACGAAGGTCGACCCCGAGGGCTACCCCGTCGAGTTCGTGCTGCAGCAGTTCATCACCGGCGCCTACAAGCGGCGGATCACCGCGTTCCCGAAGTCGAAGCGCACGAAGAGCATGCAGGAGGCGATGGACCGTGCCAGAGACGCTGCAGCCGACGCCTGA
- a CDS encoding DUF1353 domain-containing protein: MSFLSTDVSVDRANDRYWRLNKPIIYKGAEDTFVVPASFLTDFASVPRFVTWLVPITGKYTEAAILHDWLCTVGIDTGVVSPVDADGILRRVAAEEGVSWLLRWLIWLGVRWGAAGNPARRPGWWSTAPTVLPATLLVLPLLLPAVLLVLATLGLFGIVGDLARMLGLR; the protein is encoded by the coding sequence ATGTCATTCCTGAGCACTGACGTCAGCGTCGACCGCGCCAATGATCGGTATTGGCGGCTCAATAAGCCGATCATCTACAAGGGCGCCGAAGATACTTTCGTGGTCCCTGCATCTTTCTTGACGGACTTCGCGTCGGTCCCTCGATTCGTCACCTGGCTCGTCCCGATCACCGGGAAGTACACCGAGGCCGCGATCCTGCACGACTGGCTGTGCACCGTCGGGATCGACACCGGCGTGGTCTCCCCGGTCGACGCCGACGGCATCCTCCGCCGCGTCGCCGCCGAGGAAGGCGTCTCCTGGCTGCTCCGCTGGCTCATCTGGCTCGGCGTCCGCTGGGGCGCCGCCGGCAACCCGGCCCGGCGGCCCGGCTGGTGGTCCACCGCGCCCACCGTCCTCCCGGCGACCCTCCTCGTGCTGCCGCTGCTGCTCCCCGCCGTCCTCCTGGTCCTCGCGACCCTCGGCCTGTTCGGGATCGTCGGCGACCTCGCCCGGATGCTGGGCCTGCGATGA